In Candidatus Wallbacteria bacterium, a single window of DNA contains:
- a CDS encoding metalloregulator ArsR/SmtB family transcription factor — MMDSSELLKILESLAEKNRLDVYCLLLTKGEHCVNDIQRALAIPQPAVSKALARLRKAGLLIYRKVNNSVFYNLNPDFPANRILQPLFTDENLPVQISLSIVPPAAHPAAGPVLKTETAPEESQPAKPAKKNADKDFLL; from the coding sequence ATGATGGATTCATCCGAACTTCTGAAAATTCTGGAATCGCTAGCCGAAAAAAACAGACTGGATGTGTATTGTCTGCTGCTGACAAAGGGAGAGCATTGTGTGAACGATATTCAGAGGGCTCTTGCCATTCCTCAGCCTGCAGTTTCTAAAGCTCTGGCAAGACTCAGAAAAGCCGGGCTGCTGATTTACCGCAAGGTGAACAACAGCGTATTCTACAATCTGAACCCTGACTTTCCGGCCAACAGGATCCTGCAGCCTTTGTTTACTGATGAAAACCTGCCTGTGCAGATAAGTCTTTCGATTGTTCCACCTGCGGCTCATCCTGCAGCTGGTCCGGTCCTGAAAACTGAAACTGCGCCCGAAGAATCCCAACCTGCGAAACCTGCTAAAAAAAATGCTGATAAAGACTTTCTGCTTTGA
- a CDS encoding SO_0444 family Cu/Zn efflux transporter has protein sequence MLIKTFCFELIKLWCGMAPYLMLGMVIAGILKLLINEEFILRHLGKNRFIDVVKAAVIGVPLPVCSCGVIPLAQSLRKSGASVSATLSFMVSTPETGIDSILATYSLLGPLFAVFRPAAAFVSGILAGTVNSLVNPNSAPPVKEVEKHCCCEERHADHCCHERNRFREFFSYTFIELPADMGKWLFFGMLLGALITTFIPADFGSLFTSYPFLDFLIVLAVAIPLYVCATGSIPIAYSLMLKGFSPGAALVFLIAGPATNSVTMTFVYKELGKKAFAVYIGVISFVALFSGYLFNLLWVDFGTGPAGSVCCGEQVWPWLRYFTALILFICTLYAVTRKKTSTGKHQHLEGKCPES, from the coding sequence ATGCTGATAAAGACTTTCTGCTTTGAACTGATTAAACTCTGGTGCGGTATGGCCCCATACCTGATGCTGGGCATGGTGATTGCCGGCATCTTAAAGCTCCTTATCAACGAGGAGTTTATTCTCAGGCATCTGGGAAAAAATCGTTTCATCGATGTAGTCAAAGCTGCGGTGATCGGAGTACCGCTTCCTGTCTGCTCCTGCGGCGTGATCCCGCTTGCCCAGTCCCTGCGCAAAAGCGGGGCTTCAGTTAGCGCTACCCTGTCCTTTATGGTCTCCACACCTGAAACAGGCATAGATTCCATTCTAGCCACTTATTCCCTGCTTGGCCCCCTGTTCGCTGTTTTCCGGCCGGCCGCCGCCTTCGTGTCCGGCATTCTGGCGGGAACAGTCAATAGCCTAGTCAACCCGAATTCAGCACCTCCCGTCAAAGAAGTGGAAAAGCATTGCTGTTGCGAGGAGCGTCATGCTGACCACTGCTGCCATGAGCGGAACAGATTTCGTGAATTTTTCAGTTACACTTTCATCGAACTGCCCGCTGATATGGGTAAATGGCTGTTTTTCGGCATGCTGCTCGGCGCCCTGATCACGACATTCATACCTGCCGATTTCGGCTCTCTTTTCACCAGCTATCCGTTCCTCGATTTCCTGATAGTCCTGGCAGTAGCGATTCCGCTCTATGTCTGCGCTACGGGTTCGATCCCCATCGCCTATTCCCTGATGCTGAAAGGATTTTCTCCAGGCGCAGCCCTTGTATTCCTGATCGCAGGCCCGGCCACCAACAGCGTGACCATGACATTTGTCTATAAGGAACTGGGAAAAAAGGCATTCGCAGTTTACATCGGAGTAATCAGTTTTGTGGCTCTGTTCAGCGGCTATCTTTTCAATCTTCTCTGGGTCGATTTCGGCACAGGCCCTGCCGGATCAGTCTGCTGCGGCGAGCAGGTCTGGCCCTGGCTCAGATATTTCACTGCCCTGATCCTTTTTATCTGTACGCTTTACGCTGTCACCAGAAAAAAAACTTCTACTGGAAAGCATCAGCATTTGGAGGGAAAATGTCCAGAATCATAA
- a CDS encoding tetratricopeptide repeat protein codes for MSRIIIICCLALVLPVFATSEVTNGNVELYKQLVKHNQNDGEAWYNLGVALYEASRYSDSVKAYHRSLQISLENIDAWLGLGAAYAGLKKYPDATRSYQEAIKRKSDYTSAYFGLGLCYLNSGKLEEALVALTTAQALAPENASVQAGVGATLSALKRYDEAIIAFSEAVRLWPDFTDSWSHLGNLYLDKKHYNEAVEAFNHVVNLKPADPYAHFGLGISYLCLKNKESAMSEYKILKNIDQKLAASLQSKFSK; via the coding sequence ATGTCCAGAATCATAATCATCTGCTGCCTTGCTCTTGTACTGCCTGTTTTCGCCACTTCAGAGGTTACGAATGGAAATGTTGAACTTTACAAGCAACTGGTAAAACACAATCAAAATGACGGTGAAGCCTGGTACAATCTTGGCGTAGCTTTGTACGAAGCTTCCAGATACAGCGACTCAGTCAAGGCTTATCACCGTTCCCTGCAGATCTCCCTCGAAAACATAGATGCCTGGCTTGGTCTGGGAGCAGCCTATGCAGGCCTGAAAAAATATCCTGACGCAACGCGCTCATACCAGGAAGCGATCAAACGCAAGTCCGATTATACTTCAGCCTATTTTGGCCTTGGCCTCTGCTATCTGAATTCGGGCAAGTTGGAAGAAGCTCTGGTTGCGCTCACTACAGCTCAAGCGCTGGCTCCTGAGAATGCCAGCGTCCAGGCCGGAGTCGGAGCGACTCTTTCCGCCCTTAAACGATACGATGAGGCTATCATAGCTTTCAGCGAAGCTGTTCGACTCTGGCCGGATTTTACTGATTCCTGGAGCCACCTGGGAAATCTTTATCTTGATAAAAAACATTACAACGAGGCTGTGGAAGCTTTCAACCATGTAGTAAATCTGAAACCGGCGGATCCTTATGCACACTTTGGATTGGGGATATCTTACTTGTGCCTGAAAAACAAGGAATCAGCCATGAGTGAATACAAGATACTTAAAAACATTGACCAGAAATTAGCGGCGAGTCTTCAGAGTAAATTCAGCAAATAA